The following coding sequences lie in one Gouania willdenowi chromosome 5, fGouWil2.1, whole genome shotgun sequence genomic window:
- the fgd5b gene encoding FYVE, RhoGEF and PH domain-containing protein 5b isoform X2: MNSDSSKPSVAPKPRFVCHASLKQPPPLMPADKGLKPSIAPKPKVKPHLNGNEGGCSNGTFLTSDVDVMHQIENNGNRVILETLSLDKESNSFILKPPQFSLNGASDGEKEEDVIQIKEEGWRRNDKELVGKADSLDVLWVSGTRLTAVPEKAVEISDTDVTEDMDAEECDAGEALADTDGLSVGDFSLNSIDEDAGCGFAENPDKENNQKRLQVKEVHGLTEEIAELLRDDEGHFIKEDRQVFLSDDKEDEESAFDCGFTCNILSLRCGHRIKENVCPQGFVTKDPQPVTVLLGTSEGNLSQEPFYISSEDIINRESMLRNGNTYGLSERPLIDSQTSSKNNFQFSIQKHERAANTLNDSVTAGEYLDFGDNCCAKNKESEKATCAKPEEDARAVLNHMDSQQWFRQFSADTDTTLTSSLSESQLLSPNDSVFEDDLDGHTAPFLDSPETEEDISDDHVYEEPRKSSGVGNFFLLDRKAAGFQTRSRSQCSTKNREDVLGQFTPKMPMRGFGQTSLSSSPMLSSVRHLSYSKPHYLSLYPRSLSMEGQDTALCAHREESLRMKADHFSSDSFSGCTPLSSSGLSTPTSVVDIPPPFELAYITKRPITKSSPSLLMEGDSAEKNRKKKSSIKRFLMLKLRWKTENKPALGANSSSFKPPGGSNSHTPRLLNSDRHGVSTSPQLSSRLACKPQVSPGPTSHLIFSNETRRKENSVAFLTRSVIRVESFEDRSRVPFLPLPLTKPRSISFPNTDTSDYENVPTISSDYENLQVPKQRPVCQPQFTDFFDRPCRVLSSANETDGYVDMSSLPGFEKKSSQQEAESAYTEAYNVCSAAVAPPTSPVCAGERMAEEDHGRTSEEEEGVTDNYERQVDGRSRAFYIVKELMDTERLHTAALKLLQEDFRRVVGSAVGDEGEPVLREERLREILNELPDVYILHCMILTQLENRITHWEESPRIADIFLSRKAEFLVFTTYIGHYDRSMSLLEDSCQTSPAFAAIVQQFEVLQPSGQKTSLKHQLLQIIVRVAQYRMVLTDYLNNLSPDSKEYEDTQAALAFVSDIADQVNDSLKHGKNLLRLVNIEYSVRGLGDLLQPGRMNDVLLYTYPQQDGKYRLKNNLPLSELKVSKPTIENVQNALRIEGTEISITLSASSFIEREDWFFTLNRSVTERTRGSAAFICSSGEARELHRFSLGEKAPTLVPVSQVTMCMNCTADFSLTLRRHHCHSCGRIVCRSCSRNRYPLKYMKDRMAKVCDHCYSELNKRGNDSALSDERSPQIKRSTRPLSAVFQNIHPPNIWRHRKGTLYFNQQVSVSEEGSISGTLHRSKKSKRNWKRLWFLLKDKVLYTYRGQEERVASETLPLLGFTVKLPERMERDHETNIFQLYHKNTLFYTFKAEDNYTAQRWVDAMEEATVL, translated from the exons ATGAACTCAG ACAGCTCCAAGCCTTCAGTCGCTCCAAAGCCTCGGTTTGTTTGTCACGCCAGCCTGAAGCAGCCCCCGCCTCTCATGCCTGCAGACAAGGGTCTGAAACCCTCAATAGCCCCGAAACCTAAAGTTAAACCTCACCTCAATGGCAATGAGGGAGGGTGCAGCAATGGTACCTTCCTCACCTCTGATGTTGATGTCATGCATCAGATAGAGAACAATGGAAACAGAGTGATCTTAGAAACATTGTCATTGGATAAAGAATCAAACTCCTTCATCCTAAAGCCACCACAGTTTAGTCTGAATGGTGCGTCAGATGGAGAAAAGGAGGAGGATGTGATTCAGATAAAAGAGGAGGGATGGAGACGAAATGACAAAGAGCTTGTTGGGAAAGCAGACTCTTTGGACGTGCTTTGGGTCAGTGGTACAAGACTGACAGCTGTCCCTGAGAAGGCAGTAGAGATAAGTGACACGGACGTGACCGAGGATATGGATGCTGAGGAGTGTGACGCGGGCGAGGCGTTGGCTGACACAGATGGCCTCTCCGTGGGAGACTTTTCTCTTAACAGCATTGATGAGGATGCAGGCTGCGGCTTTGCTGAAAATCCAGACAAGGAAAATAATCAGAAAAGGCTGCAAGTCAAAGAAGTTCACGGTTTGACGGAAGAGATAGCTGAATTACTGCGAGATGATGAGGGTCATTTCATCAAAGAAGACCGTCAGGTTTTTCTAAGTGATGACAAAGAGGATGAAGAATCAGCCTTTGACTGTGGATTTACATGTAACATCTTATCATTAAGGTGTGGTCATAGGATAAAGGAAAATGTTTGTCCTCAAGGCTTTGTTACTAAGGATCCACAACCGGTCACGGTGCTGCTTGGTACTTCAGAGGGGAACCTTTCCCAGGAACCTTTTTACATCTCATCAGAGGACATTATCAATAGGGAATCAATGCTGAGAAATGGGAATACATATGGATTATCAGAGAGGCCACTCATAGATAGTCAGACTTCTTCTAAAAACAATTTTCAATTCTCAATCCAAAAACACGAGCGAGCAGCAAATACACTGAATGATTCTGTCACAGCTGGAGAATATCTGGACTTTGGTGACAACTGTTGTGCTAAAAACAAAGAATCTGAAAAAGCAACATGTGCCAAACCTGAGGAGGACGCCAGAGCAGTGTTGAATCACATGGACTCCCAGCAGTGGTTCAGGCAGTTTTCAGCAGATACTGACACCACGCTGACTTCTTCCCTCTCAGAAAGCCAGCTGTTGTCCCCAAATGACTCTGTCTTTGAGGACGACCTGGACGGTCACACTGCTCCATTTTTGGACAGTCCTGAAACAGAAGAGGACATCAGCGATGATCATGTCTACGAGGAGCCAAGGAAAAGCTCAGGGGTTgggaatttttttcttcttgataGGAAAGCAGCTGGTTTTCAAACCAGGTCTCGCTCTCAATGCTCAACAAAAAACAGGGAAGACGTTCTCGGGCAGTTCACTCCAAAAATGCCAATGAGGGGATTTGGACAAACTTCACTCAGTAGTAGTCCAATGTTAAGCTCCGTGCGACACTTAAGCTACTCTAAACCCCATTATTTGTCCTTGTATCCACGCTCCCTGTCCATGGAAGGACAAGATACAGCTCTGTGTGCTCACAGAGAAGAATCTCTGAGGATGAAAGCTGACCATTTCTCCTCTGATAGCTTCTCTGGATGTACACCACTTTCTTCCAGTGGTCTGTCTACGCCAACTTCTGTGGTGGATATTCCTCCTCCATTCGAGCTAGCTTACATCACAAAGAGACCCATTACTAAGAGTTCACCCTCACTTCTTATGGAGGGTGACTCAGCAGAGAAAAACAGGAAGAAGAAATCCTCCATCAAGCGCTTCCTGATGCTCAAGCTAAGGTGGAAAACTGAAAACAAGCCTGCGTTAGGTGCCAACTCATCCTCCTTTAAGCCCCCAGGAGGGTCCAACAGTCACACACCAAGACTGCTGAACTCTGACAGGCACGGTGTGAGTACATCTCCTCAACTTAGCTCTCGCTTAGCGTGCAAGCCCCAGGTTTCCCCGGGGCCAACCTCACACCTAATATTCTCCAATGAAACCAGAAGAAAGGAAAATTCTGTTGCCTTCCTCACTCGCAGCGTGATCCGGGTGGAGTCTTTTGAAGACCGCTCCCGCGTGCCTTTTCTGCCTCTTCCCCTTACCAAACCTCGCTCCATTTCATTTCCCAACACAGATACCTCAGACTACGAGAACGTTCCCACCATCAGTTCGGACTATGAGAACCTTCAGGTCCCAAAGCAAAGGCCTGTTTGTCAACCACAATTCACAGACTTCTTTGATCGCCCCTGTCGGGTGCTTTCCTCTGCCAACGAAACAGATGGATACGTGGACATGAGCAGCCTCCCGGGGTTCGAGAAGAAGTCATCTCAACAAGAGGCAGAGAG TGCTTACACAGAGGCGTATAATGTGTGTTCAGCAGCTGTTGCTCCACCGACAAGCCCAGTGTGCGCTGGTGAAAGGATGGCTGAAGAAGACCATGGTCgcacctctgaggaagaggaaggcgTAACGGACAACTATGAACgacag GTTGATGGTCGATCAAGAGCCTTTTACATTGTCAAAGAACTGATGGACACTGAAAGATT ACACACAGCAGCCCTAAAGCTGCTTCAGGAG GACTTTCGACGAGTTGTTGGGTCGGCCGTGGGAGATGAGGGAGAGCCTGTATTACGTGAGGAGAGACTTCGAGAGATCCTCAATGAGTTGCCTGACGTTTACATCCTGCACTGCATGATTCTCACTCAGCTGGAGAATCGAATCACACACTG GGAGGAAAGTCCTCGGATTGCAGACATATTCCTGTCCAGGAAAGCAGAATTCCTGGTGTTCACCACCTACATAGGTCACTACGACCGCAGTATGAGTTTGTTGGAGGACAGCTGCCAGACCTCACCTGCATTTGCAGCCATCGTTCAGCAGTTTGAG GTACTACAGCCGTCTGGGCAGAAAACATCTCTCAAACATCAGCTCCTGCAGATCATTGTGCGGGTAGCTCAGTATCGCATGGTCCTCACTG ATTACCTGAACAACCTATCTCCTGACTCTAAAGAATATGAAGACACCCAAG CGGCTCTTGCATTCGTGTCGGATATCGCAGATCAAGTAAACGACAGCCTAAAACATGGG AAGAACTTACTGCGTCTGGTCAACATAGAGTACAGTGTTCGTGGCCTTGGGGACCTGCTGCAGCCTGGCAGG ATGAATGATGTGCTGCTCTATACATACCCCCAGCAGGATGGGAAATACAGGCTCAAGAATAATCTACCTCTCTCAGAGCTAAAG GTCAGCAAGCCCACTATAGAAAACGTTCAAAATGCCTTGAGGATAGAAGGAACTGAGATCTCCATCACATTGTCTGCGAG ctcCTTCATTGAACGAGAGGACTGGTTTTTCACGCTTAATCGGAGCGTGACTGAACGCACAAGAGGCTCCGCAGCGTTCATCTGCAGCTCAGGGGAG GCCAGAGAACTTCATCGGTTTTCTCTTGGAGAAAAAGCTCCGACGCTTGTTCCTGTCTCTCAGGTGACGATGTGCATGAACTGCACGGCTGACTTTAGCCTCACTTTGCGCCGGCACCACTGTCACAGCTGTGGACGG attgttTGCCGGAGTTGCTCCAGGAACAGATATCCACTGAAATATATGAAAGATCGCATGGCCAAAGTCTGCGATCACTGCTACAGTGAGCTGAACAAGAGAG GCAATGACTCTGCATTGTCAGATGAAAGAAGTCCTCAGATCAAACGCAGCACTCGACCGCTATCTGCTGTCTTTCAAAATATTCATCCTCCCAATATCTGGAGACATCGAAAAGGCACACTCTACTTCAACCAGCAG GTTTCAGTGTCAGAAGAAGGATCCATCAGTGGGACTCTGCATCGCAGCAAGAAGAGCAAAAGGAATTGGAAGAGACTTTGGTTTCTCCTTAAAGACAAGGTGCTTTACACCTATAGAGGCCAAGAG GAGAGGGTAGCGTCAGAGACTTTACCTCTATTGGGTTTCACAGTAAAGCTGCCTGAGAGGATGGAGAGAGACCATGAGACCAACATCTTCCAGCTTTACCACAAAAACACCTTGTTTTACACTTTTAAAGCTGAGGACAACTACACGGCACAACG GTGGGTCGATGCAATGGAGGAAGCCACGGTTTTATAG
- the fgd5b gene encoding FYVE, RhoGEF and PH domain-containing protein 5b isoform X4 produces the protein MNSDSSKPSVAPKPRFVCHASLKQPPPLMPADKGLKPSIAPKPKVKPHLNGNEGGCSNGTFLTSDVDVMHQIENNGNRVILETLSLDKESNSFILKPPQFSLNGASDGEKEEDVIQIKEEGWRRNDKELVGKADSLDVLWVSGTRLTAVPEKAVEISDTDVTEDMDAEECDAGEALADTDGLSVGDFSLNSIDEDAGCGFAENPDKENNQKRLQVKEVHGLTEEIAELLRDDEGHFIKEDRQVFLSDDKEDEESAFDCGFTCNILSLRCGHRIKENVCPQGFVTKDPQPVTVLLGTSEGNLSQEPFYISSEDIINRESMLRNGNTYGLSERPLIDSQTSSKNNFQFSIQKHERAANTLNDSVTAGEYLDFGDNCCAKNKESEKATCAKPEEDARAVLNHMDSQQWFRQFSADTDTTLTSSLSESQLLSPNDSVFEDDLDGHTAPFLDSPETEEDISDDHVYEEPRKSSGVGNFFLLDRKAAGFQTRSRSQCSTKNREDVLGQFTPKMPMRGFGQTSLSSSPMLSSVRHLSYSKPHYLSLYPRSLSMEGQDTALCAHREESLRMKADHFSSDSFSGCTPLSSSGLSTPTSVVDIPPPFELAYITKRPITKSSPSLLMEGDSAEKNRKKKSSIKRFLMLKLRWKTENKPALGANSSSFKPPGGSNSHTPRLLNSDRHGVSTSPQLSSRLACKPQVSPGPTSHLIFSNETRRKENSVAFLTRSVIRVESFEDRSRVPFLPLPLTKPRSISFPNTDTSDYENVPTISSDYENLQVPKQRPVCQPQFTDFFDRPCRVLSSANETDGYVDMSSLPGFEKKSSQQEAESAYTEAYNVCSAAVAPPTSPVCAGERMAEEDHGRTSEEEEGVTDNYERQVDGRSRAFYIVKELMDTERLHTAALKLLQEDFRRVVGSAVGDEGEPVLREERLREILNELPDVYILHCMILTQLENRITHWEESPRIADIFLSRKAEFLVFTTYIGHYDRSMSLLEDSCQTSPAFAAIVQQFEVLQPSGQKTSLKHQLLQIIVRVAQYRMVLTDYLNNLSPDSKEYEDTQAALAFVSDIADQVNDSLKHGKNLLRLVNIEYSVRGLGDLLQPGRMNDVLLYTYPQQDGKYRLKNNLPLSELKARELHRFSLGEKAPTLVPVSQVTMCMNCTADFSLTLRRHHCHSCGRIVCRSCSRNRYPLKYMKDRMAKVCDHCYSELNKRGNDSALSDERSPQIKRSTRPLSAVFQNIHPPNIWRHRKGTLYFNQQVSVSEEGSISGTLHRSKKSKRNWKRLWFLLKDKVLYTYRGQEERVASETLPLLGFTVKLPERMERDHETNIFQLYHKNTLFYTFKAEDNYTAQRWVDAMEEATVL, from the exons ATGAACTCAG ACAGCTCCAAGCCTTCAGTCGCTCCAAAGCCTCGGTTTGTTTGTCACGCCAGCCTGAAGCAGCCCCCGCCTCTCATGCCTGCAGACAAGGGTCTGAAACCCTCAATAGCCCCGAAACCTAAAGTTAAACCTCACCTCAATGGCAATGAGGGAGGGTGCAGCAATGGTACCTTCCTCACCTCTGATGTTGATGTCATGCATCAGATAGAGAACAATGGAAACAGAGTGATCTTAGAAACATTGTCATTGGATAAAGAATCAAACTCCTTCATCCTAAAGCCACCACAGTTTAGTCTGAATGGTGCGTCAGATGGAGAAAAGGAGGAGGATGTGATTCAGATAAAAGAGGAGGGATGGAGACGAAATGACAAAGAGCTTGTTGGGAAAGCAGACTCTTTGGACGTGCTTTGGGTCAGTGGTACAAGACTGACAGCTGTCCCTGAGAAGGCAGTAGAGATAAGTGACACGGACGTGACCGAGGATATGGATGCTGAGGAGTGTGACGCGGGCGAGGCGTTGGCTGACACAGATGGCCTCTCCGTGGGAGACTTTTCTCTTAACAGCATTGATGAGGATGCAGGCTGCGGCTTTGCTGAAAATCCAGACAAGGAAAATAATCAGAAAAGGCTGCAAGTCAAAGAAGTTCACGGTTTGACGGAAGAGATAGCTGAATTACTGCGAGATGATGAGGGTCATTTCATCAAAGAAGACCGTCAGGTTTTTCTAAGTGATGACAAAGAGGATGAAGAATCAGCCTTTGACTGTGGATTTACATGTAACATCTTATCATTAAGGTGTGGTCATAGGATAAAGGAAAATGTTTGTCCTCAAGGCTTTGTTACTAAGGATCCACAACCGGTCACGGTGCTGCTTGGTACTTCAGAGGGGAACCTTTCCCAGGAACCTTTTTACATCTCATCAGAGGACATTATCAATAGGGAATCAATGCTGAGAAATGGGAATACATATGGATTATCAGAGAGGCCACTCATAGATAGTCAGACTTCTTCTAAAAACAATTTTCAATTCTCAATCCAAAAACACGAGCGAGCAGCAAATACACTGAATGATTCTGTCACAGCTGGAGAATATCTGGACTTTGGTGACAACTGTTGTGCTAAAAACAAAGAATCTGAAAAAGCAACATGTGCCAAACCTGAGGAGGACGCCAGAGCAGTGTTGAATCACATGGACTCCCAGCAGTGGTTCAGGCAGTTTTCAGCAGATACTGACACCACGCTGACTTCTTCCCTCTCAGAAAGCCAGCTGTTGTCCCCAAATGACTCTGTCTTTGAGGACGACCTGGACGGTCACACTGCTCCATTTTTGGACAGTCCTGAAACAGAAGAGGACATCAGCGATGATCATGTCTACGAGGAGCCAAGGAAAAGCTCAGGGGTTgggaatttttttcttcttgataGGAAAGCAGCTGGTTTTCAAACCAGGTCTCGCTCTCAATGCTCAACAAAAAACAGGGAAGACGTTCTCGGGCAGTTCACTCCAAAAATGCCAATGAGGGGATTTGGACAAACTTCACTCAGTAGTAGTCCAATGTTAAGCTCCGTGCGACACTTAAGCTACTCTAAACCCCATTATTTGTCCTTGTATCCACGCTCCCTGTCCATGGAAGGACAAGATACAGCTCTGTGTGCTCACAGAGAAGAATCTCTGAGGATGAAAGCTGACCATTTCTCCTCTGATAGCTTCTCTGGATGTACACCACTTTCTTCCAGTGGTCTGTCTACGCCAACTTCTGTGGTGGATATTCCTCCTCCATTCGAGCTAGCTTACATCACAAAGAGACCCATTACTAAGAGTTCACCCTCACTTCTTATGGAGGGTGACTCAGCAGAGAAAAACAGGAAGAAGAAATCCTCCATCAAGCGCTTCCTGATGCTCAAGCTAAGGTGGAAAACTGAAAACAAGCCTGCGTTAGGTGCCAACTCATCCTCCTTTAAGCCCCCAGGAGGGTCCAACAGTCACACACCAAGACTGCTGAACTCTGACAGGCACGGTGTGAGTACATCTCCTCAACTTAGCTCTCGCTTAGCGTGCAAGCCCCAGGTTTCCCCGGGGCCAACCTCACACCTAATATTCTCCAATGAAACCAGAAGAAAGGAAAATTCTGTTGCCTTCCTCACTCGCAGCGTGATCCGGGTGGAGTCTTTTGAAGACCGCTCCCGCGTGCCTTTTCTGCCTCTTCCCCTTACCAAACCTCGCTCCATTTCATTTCCCAACACAGATACCTCAGACTACGAGAACGTTCCCACCATCAGTTCGGACTATGAGAACCTTCAGGTCCCAAAGCAAAGGCCTGTTTGTCAACCACAATTCACAGACTTCTTTGATCGCCCCTGTCGGGTGCTTTCCTCTGCCAACGAAACAGATGGATACGTGGACATGAGCAGCCTCCCGGGGTTCGAGAAGAAGTCATCTCAACAAGAGGCAGAGAG TGCTTACACAGAGGCGTATAATGTGTGTTCAGCAGCTGTTGCTCCACCGACAAGCCCAGTGTGCGCTGGTGAAAGGATGGCTGAAGAAGACCATGGTCgcacctctgaggaagaggaaggcgTAACGGACAACTATGAACgacag GTTGATGGTCGATCAAGAGCCTTTTACATTGTCAAAGAACTGATGGACACTGAAAGATT ACACACAGCAGCCCTAAAGCTGCTTCAGGAG GACTTTCGACGAGTTGTTGGGTCGGCCGTGGGAGATGAGGGAGAGCCTGTATTACGTGAGGAGAGACTTCGAGAGATCCTCAATGAGTTGCCTGACGTTTACATCCTGCACTGCATGATTCTCACTCAGCTGGAGAATCGAATCACACACTG GGAGGAAAGTCCTCGGATTGCAGACATATTCCTGTCCAGGAAAGCAGAATTCCTGGTGTTCACCACCTACATAGGTCACTACGACCGCAGTATGAGTTTGTTGGAGGACAGCTGCCAGACCTCACCTGCATTTGCAGCCATCGTTCAGCAGTTTGAG GTACTACAGCCGTCTGGGCAGAAAACATCTCTCAAACATCAGCTCCTGCAGATCATTGTGCGGGTAGCTCAGTATCGCATGGTCCTCACTG ATTACCTGAACAACCTATCTCCTGACTCTAAAGAATATGAAGACACCCAAG CGGCTCTTGCATTCGTGTCGGATATCGCAGATCAAGTAAACGACAGCCTAAAACATGGG AAGAACTTACTGCGTCTGGTCAACATAGAGTACAGTGTTCGTGGCCTTGGGGACCTGCTGCAGCCTGGCAGG ATGAATGATGTGCTGCTCTATACATACCCCCAGCAGGATGGGAAATACAGGCTCAAGAATAATCTACCTCTCTCAGAGCTAAAG GCCAGAGAACTTCATCGGTTTTCTCTTGGAGAAAAAGCTCCGACGCTTGTTCCTGTCTCTCAGGTGACGATGTGCATGAACTGCACGGCTGACTTTAGCCTCACTTTGCGCCGGCACCACTGTCACAGCTGTGGACGG attgttTGCCGGAGTTGCTCCAGGAACAGATATCCACTGAAATATATGAAAGATCGCATGGCCAAAGTCTGCGATCACTGCTACAGTGAGCTGAACAAGAGAG GCAATGACTCTGCATTGTCAGATGAAAGAAGTCCTCAGATCAAACGCAGCACTCGACCGCTATCTGCTGTCTTTCAAAATATTCATCCTCCCAATATCTGGAGACATCGAAAAGGCACACTCTACTTCAACCAGCAG GTTTCAGTGTCAGAAGAAGGATCCATCAGTGGGACTCTGCATCGCAGCAAGAAGAGCAAAAGGAATTGGAAGAGACTTTGGTTTCTCCTTAAAGACAAGGTGCTTTACACCTATAGAGGCCAAGAG GAGAGGGTAGCGTCAGAGACTTTACCTCTATTGGGTTTCACAGTAAAGCTGCCTGAGAGGATGGAGAGAGACCATGAGACCAACATCTTCCAGCTTTACCACAAAAACACCTTGTTTTACACTTTTAAAGCTGAGGACAACTACACGGCACAACG GTGGGTCGATGCAATGGAGGAAGCCACGGTTTTATAG